One genomic window of Verrucomicrobiota bacterium includes the following:
- a CDS encoding FAD-binding protein, with the protein MSNSLMAGLRRSLPPDQLISEPEDLYTYSYDGTPILKTLPEGVVFARTVEEVASVLKLATETRTPIVTRGSGTGLSGGSIPVPGSVVLCLSRMNRILELDGDNLTLLVEPGVINQDAGLKAEGVGLFYPPDPGSMKVSTIGGNVSENSGGLRGLKYGVTRDYVMGLEVVLPTGEVFFTGNKCVKDVAGYSLKDVFIGSEGTLGVITKILLKLIPKPAARKTLLAVYDRMDEAAATVSAIIAARIIPCTMEFLDRTTIRCIEDFAHVGLPTDAEAILLLESDGHPAAVEDEARQMEAIARAKGARSVALAKDVDEATRLMTARRMAIPAMARVAPTTILEDATVPRSRLAEMVRFVQHTAQKYRLTVGTFGHFGDGNLHPTFLANERDPDEIHRVHEAVREIFAYAIELGGTISGEHGIGLTKKSFLPGAIGELNVRILQSLKRAFDPQGILNPGKIFLD; encoded by the coding sequence ATGAGCAATTCGCTGATGGCCGGGTTGCGCCGGTCACTCCCCCCGGATCAGCTCATTTCTGAGCCTGAAGACCTGTACACGTACAGTTATGATGGGACGCCCATTCTCAAGACGCTGCCGGAAGGCGTGGTTTTTGCCAGGACGGTCGAAGAAGTCGCGTCCGTGCTCAAGCTGGCCACGGAAACCCGGACCCCGATCGTCACGCGCGGTTCGGGCACCGGCTTAAGCGGGGGCAGCATCCCGGTTCCGGGCAGCGTGGTGCTGTGCCTCAGCCGGATGAACCGCATCCTCGAACTTGATGGCGATAACCTGACGCTGCTGGTCGAACCCGGCGTGATCAATCAGGATGCCGGGCTGAAAGCCGAGGGCGTCGGCCTGTTCTACCCGCCCGACCCCGGCTCGATGAAGGTTTCAACCATCGGAGGCAACGTCTCTGAGAACTCGGGGGGGTTGCGCGGCCTCAAATACGGCGTCACGCGCGACTACGTGATGGGTTTGGAGGTGGTGTTGCCCACCGGCGAGGTCTTCTTCACCGGCAACAAGTGCGTTAAGGACGTGGCCGGCTACTCGCTAAAAGACGTTTTCATCGGGTCGGAGGGTACGCTCGGCGTCATCACAAAGATCCTGTTGAAACTTATTCCCAAACCGGCGGCGCGAAAGACGTTGCTCGCCGTCTACGACCGGATGGATGAAGCCGCTGCAACCGTCTCAGCCATCATTGCAGCGCGGATTATCCCGTGCACGATGGAGTTTCTGGACCGGACGACGATCCGCTGCATTGAAGACTTTGCGCACGTGGGTCTGCCGACCGACGCGGAAGCCATCCTGCTCCTGGAATCGGATGGGCACCCGGCGGCCGTGGAGGACGAGGCACGGCAAATGGAGGCAATCGCACGGGCGAAGGGTGCACGCTCAGTGGCGCTGGCAAAAGACGTTGACGAAGCCACCCGGCTCATGACCGCACGCCGGATGGCGATCCCGGCAATGGCGCGGGTTGCCCCGACGACGATCCTCGAAGATGCGACCGTACCCAGATCAAGACTGGCCGAGATGGTGCGCTTCGTGCAGCACACCGCGCAAAAGTACCGTCTGACGGTCGGCACCTTTGGCCATTTCGGCGACGGCAACCTCCACCCCACCTTCCTGGCGAACGAACGCGATCCGGACGAGATCCACCGGGTCCATGAGGCGGTTCGCGAGATTTTTGCCTACGCGATCGAACTCGGCGGCACGATCAGCGGCGAACACGGCATCGGCCTGACGAAGAAATCGTTCCTGCCCGGCGCGATCGGCGAACTTAACGTGCGCATTTTACAATCCCTGAAGCGCGCGTTCGATCCTCAGGGGATCCTGAATCCCGGAAAAATTTTCCTCGACTGA
- a CDS encoding 4Fe-4S dicluster domain-containing protein, producing the protein MQPAAPLLLHRHDSLKTLDYSVLQQCMHCGFCLPTCPTYVATGLERNSPRGRIALMRGIADGALPLSKGFGKEMYFCLGCLACMTACPAGVDYAQLFEAARADIERTGVLRRPGRDWTRRLLLGELFTRPRLLRLAGRALWAYQALGLQGLVRAILHLTRVVPESWRRLELQTPKVQPRFSHELIPPILKPAGRPRFRVGLLTGCVQDLVFSNINRDTAEVLAANGCEVWTPPVQFCCGSLHAHNGEPEWARKVARRNLDLFPVAELDAIITNAAGCGSHLKAYGHLLKDDPEYAERAQLWSQKVKDASEWLVAIGFRPPAPGGPSPTGSRERLTYHEACHLCHGQKISREPRELLRALPKVEMVELPEATWCCGSAGIYNITQPEMSRRLQERKVEQVLKTGASIVALGNPGCHLQLVNGLAARGITSIRVEHPMSLLAAAYRAEAAKPASMP; encoded by the coding sequence ATGCAACCTGCCGCGCCCCTTCTCCTGCACCGGCACGATTCCCTCAAGACCCTGGACTACTCCGTCCTGCAACAATGCATGCACTGCGGGTTCTGCCTGCCCACCTGCCCGACGTACGTCGCCACCGGGCTGGAGCGCAACAGCCCCCGCGGGCGGATCGCACTGATGCGTGGGATCGCCGACGGCGCGCTGCCCTTATCAAAAGGGTTCGGTAAGGAAATGTATTTCTGTCTGGGCTGCCTGGCCTGCATGACCGCCTGCCCTGCCGGGGTTGATTACGCCCAACTGTTCGAGGCTGCCCGGGCCGATATCGAACGAACCGGGGTCCTGCGGCGGCCGGGCCGCGATTGGACGCGGCGGTTGCTCCTGGGCGAACTTTTTACCCGGCCGCGCCTGCTGCGGTTGGCCGGTCGAGCCCTCTGGGCCTACCAGGCGCTGGGACTCCAGGGTCTGGTGCGCGCGATCCTGCACCTTACGCGGGTCGTACCCGAGTCGTGGCGCCGGCTCGAACTGCAAACCCCTAAAGTGCAGCCGCGGTTTTCGCATGAACTCATCCCGCCGATCCTGAAACCGGCGGGCCGCCCCCGGTTCCGGGTCGGCCTCTTGACCGGCTGCGTACAGGACCTGGTTTTTTCAAACATCAATCGGGATACGGCGGAAGTGCTGGCCGCAAATGGCTGTGAGGTTTGGACGCCGCCCGTGCAATTCTGCTGCGGCTCGCTGCACGCTCACAACGGGGAACCCGAGTGGGCCCGGAAGGTCGCGCGCCGCAACCTTGACCTGTTCCCCGTCGCTGAGCTTGACGCGATTATCACGAACGCCGCCGGGTGCGGTTCCCATCTGAAAGCGTACGGCCACCTGCTCAAGGATGATCCGGAATATGCGGAGCGCGCCCAACTCTGGTCACAAAAGGTCAAGGACGCCAGCGAATGGCTGGTGGCGATCGGGTTCCGCCCGCCCGCCCCGGGTGGGCCCTCGCCGACCGGGTCTCGTGAGCGCCTCACCTACCACGAAGCGTGCCACCTGTGCCATGGTCAAAAGATCAGCCGCGAGCCCCGGGAACTTCTTCGGGCACTGCCGAAGGTCGAGATGGTCGAACTGCCCGAGGCCACGTGGTGTTGCGGTTCGGCAGGGATTTACAACATTACGCAGCCCGAGATGTCCAGGCGCTTGCAGGAGCGGAAAGTGGAACAGGTGCTCAAGACCGGGGCTTCCATCGTTGCCCTGGGTAACCCCGGCTGCCACCTGCAACTGGTGAATGGATTGGCCGCACGCGGGATCACGTCCATCAGGGTAGAGCACCCCATGAGCCTTCTGGCGGCTGCGTACCGGGCCGAGGCTGCCAAACCGGCTTCCATGCCATGA
- the treZ gene encoding malto-oligosyltrehalose trehalohydrolase — protein MNAMRNLPIGAEVQPGRGVQFRTWAPASNTVRVRVGKEMALGEGAVEKELKPEGTGYFSGAVEQAQAGDFYRFVLDSGSFPDPASRFQPAGPHEASQVIDPHAYRWQDGAWPGVGDGPHVLYEMHIGTFTRQGTWAAAAELLPGLAELGITILEVMPIAEFPGRFGWGYDGVDLFAPTRLYGSPDEARAFVDRAHGQGLAVILDVVYNHLGPDGNYLTQFSKDYFTDRYKTEWGEPLNFDGPNAKPVRDYFLANAAYWIREFHFDGFRFDATQQIFDASPRHILAEVSQAAREAAGSRRVYLAAENEPQDVRTIQSPAKGGFGMDVVWNDDFHHSAIVALTGKREAYYTDYQGLAQEFVSAVRFGFLYQGQYYHWQQKDRGTPAFGVPPHMFVNFLQNHDQVANSLGGHRIHTLAAPGAVRAATALLLLGPWTPMLFQGQEFAASTPFLYFADHVDWLAEKVAAGRTEFLKQFASLSSPEIAERLPSPESEATFERCRLRNDERLEGIHGQVFELHRDLIRLRKSDPVLAGPSRQGLDAQTLNQRAFLVRYFGEVPGDDRLLIFNFDHDVEVRPAPFPLLAPPRGRCWKVLWTSEHPAYGGQGLPLCETTGPVNLPGFSAILLSTEPRQTCAG, from the coding sequence ATGAACGCGATGCGAAATTTACCAATCGGTGCGGAGGTTCAACCCGGCCGCGGCGTTCAGTTTCGGACCTGGGCGCCGGCCTCGAACACGGTCAGAGTCCGGGTTGGCAAGGAGATGGCGCTGGGCGAAGGCGCGGTGGAAAAGGAGTTGAAGCCCGAAGGGACGGGTTACTTCTCCGGGGCGGTGGAGCAAGCTCAGGCCGGAGACTTTTATCGTTTCGTGCTCGACTCGGGCAGCTTCCCCGATCCGGCTTCCCGCTTCCAGCCGGCCGGCCCCCACGAAGCTTCCCAGGTGATCGATCCGCACGCTTACCGTTGGCAGGACGGCGCCTGGCCCGGTGTCGGCGACGGCCCGCACGTTCTGTACGAGATGCACATCGGCACGTTCACCCGGCAAGGCACCTGGGCGGCAGCCGCCGAACTGCTGCCGGGCCTGGCCGAACTCGGCATCACAATCCTGGAAGTCATGCCCATCGCCGAGTTTCCGGGCCGCTTCGGCTGGGGCTACGACGGGGTCGACCTCTTTGCCCCCACCCGGCTGTACGGCTCGCCCGACGAAGCCCGCGCCTTCGTGGATCGCGCCCATGGCCAGGGCCTGGCCGTGATCCTCGACGTGGTCTACAACCACCTCGGCCCGGACGGCAATTATCTCACGCAGTTCAGCAAGGATTACTTTACCGACCGCTACAAAACGGAATGGGGCGAACCGTTGAACTTCGACGGGCCCAACGCCAAACCCGTCCGCGACTATTTTTTGGCCAACGCGGCTTACTGGATCCGGGAGTTTCACTTTGACGGCTTTCGCTTCGACGCAACCCAGCAGATCTTTGACGCCTCGCCCAGGCACATCCTGGCCGAGGTAAGCCAGGCGGCGCGCGAGGCCGCCGGGTCACGGCGGGTGTACCTGGCGGCAGAAAACGAGCCGCAGGATGTGCGGACGATTCAAAGCCCGGCCAAAGGCGGCTTTGGGATGGATGTGGTCTGGAACGACGACTTCCATCATTCCGCGATCGTGGCGTTGACGGGCAAACGGGAGGCGTACTACACCGATTACCAGGGCTTGGCTCAGGAGTTTGTCTCCGCGGTCAGGTTCGGGTTCCTCTACCAGGGCCAGTATTATCACTGGCAGCAGAAGGATCGCGGCACGCCGGCATTCGGTGTGCCGCCGCACATGTTCGTGAACTTTTTACAGAACCACGATCAGGTGGCCAACTCCCTGGGCGGCCATCGGATCCATACGCTGGCGGCGCCGGGAGCGGTGCGTGCCGCGACCGCGTTGCTTCTGCTGGGGCCCTGGACGCCGATGCTCTTCCAGGGCCAGGAGTTCGCCGCTTCCACTCCGTTTCTGTACTTTGCCGACCACGTCGACTGGCTGGCCGAGAAAGTCGCGGCGGGCCGGACGGAGTTCCTCAAGCAATTTGCCAGCCTTTCCTCGCCCGAAATTGCCGAGCGGCTGCCCTCGCCCGAATCGGAAGCGACGTTCGAGCGTTGCCGGCTCCGCAATGACGAACGGCTGGAAGGCATCCACGGCCAGGTTTTCGAACTGCACCGTGACCTGATCCGGCTCCGCAAGAGCGACCCGGTTCTCGCCGGGCCGTCCCGGCAGGGACTGGACGCCCAAACCTTGAATCAGCGGGCGTTCCTCGTGCGCTATTTTGGAGAAGTCCCGGGCGACGACCGGCTGCTCATTTTTAACTTTGATCATGACGTTGAGGTGCGTCCGGCGCCGTTCCCTTTGCTGGCGCCGCCGCGCGGTCGGTGCTGGAAGGTTCTCTGGACGAGCGAGCACCCGGCCTACGGTGGTCAGGGCCTGCCCTTATGCGAGACCACCGGTCCGGTGAACTTGCCCGGGTTTTCAGCCATTTTGCTCAGCACTGAGCCCCGCCAGACGTGCGCCGGTTAG